In one window of Juglans regia cultivar Chandler chromosome 3, Walnut 2.0, whole genome shotgun sequence DNA:
- the LOC109008142 gene encoding protein PLANT CADMIUM RESISTANCE 10, translating to MKSQSSYVPPPYVPLGQSDSSSEIVLGNEDIPAHGHASNGPLQWSSGICACFDDMQSCCVGFFCPCFLFGKNAEFLGSGTLIGSCMTHFILWALFNSVCCLLTDGTLLALPGFFISCYACGYRRALRSKYNLQEAPCGDFVTHFFCHLCAICQEYREIRERSGDLGSPDLNLAVVTAPPVQIMESASKE from the exons ATGAAAAGCCAGAGCAGTTATGTGCCGCCCCCTTATGTTCCTTTGGGACAGTCAGATTCATCATCAGAGATTGTTCTGGGCAATGAAGATATTCCTGCACATGGTCATGCCAGCAACGGACCGTTGCAATGGTCTTCTGGAATCTGTGCATGTTTCGATGATATGCAGAGCT GTTGTGTAGGTTTTTTTTGTCCTTGCTTTCTTTTTGGGAAGAATGCAGAATTTCTCGGCTCTGGGACTCTGATAGGATCATGCATGACCCATTTTATTTTGTGGGCTCTTTTCAATTCTGTTTGTTGCTTGTTGACCGACGGCACTTTGTTGGCTTTACCTGGATTCTTTATCTCATGCTATGCTTGTGGATACCGTAGGGCTCTACGGTCAAAGTATAATTTGCAG GAAGCGCCATGCGGGGACTTTGTTACTCATTTCTTCTGCCATTTGTGTGCCATCTGTCAAGAGTACCGGGAGATCCGTGAAAGGTCTGGTGATTTGGGATCCCCTGATCTGAATTTGGCTGTAGTCACTGCTCCACCAGTGCAGATAATGGAATCGGCTTCCAAGGAGTAG